In Nerophis ophidion isolate RoL-2023_Sa linkage group LG02, RoL_Noph_v1.0, whole genome shotgun sequence, one DNA window encodes the following:
- the cebpg gene encoding CCAAT/enhancer-binding protein gamma, with the protein MSRPSQPKITSSDHHGVSVIQSQAHAAAALLQQVPQLVPAHPSSAGGKAAAPGKMKKTSADKDSDEYRQRRERNNLAVKKSRMRSKQKAMDTQQRVNQLKEENERLEAKIKLLSKELSVLKDLFLEHAHNLADNVQPPAAAPDDTSPAPNGGQ; encoded by the coding sequence ATGAGCCGGCCGTCGCAGCCGAAAATCACATCTTCAGACCACCACGGTGTGAGCGTCATCCAGAGTCAGGCCCACGCCGCCGCCGCGCTTCTGCAGCAGGTCCCCCAGCTGGTCCCCGCTCACCCGTCATCCGCAGGTGGCAAGGCGGCCGCGCCGGGCAAGATGAAGAAGACGTCGGCGGACAAGGACAGCGACGAGTACCGTCAGCGCCGCGAGCGCAACAACCTGGCGGTGAAGAAGAGTCGCATGCGTAGCAAGCAGAAGGCCATGGACACGCAGCAGCGAGTCAACCAGCTCAAGGAGGAGAACGAGCGGCTGGAGGCCAAGATCAAGCTGCTCAGCAAGGAACTGAGCGTGCTCAAAGACCTCTTCCTGGAACACGCCCACAACCTGGCCGACAACGTCCAGCCCCCCGCCGCCGCTCCGGACGACACCAGCCCCGCCCCTAACGGCGGCCAGTGA